From Anopheles arabiensis isolate DONGOLA chromosome 3, AaraD3, whole genome shotgun sequence, a single genomic window includes:
- the LOC120904931 gene encoding trypsin-7 → MSNKIAILLTVLIAVVACARAQPSRRHPLVQPRSPYGSGHRIVGGFEINVSDTPYQVSLQYINSHRCGGSVLNSKWVLTAAHCTDGLQAFTLTVRLGSSRHASSGTVVNVAHIVQHPKYNEYNTDYDYALLELESELTFSDVVQPVALPEQDEAVDAGTMTIVSGWGSTKSATESNAILRAANVPTVSQEECREAYSNDAITDRMLCAGYQQGGKDACQGDSGGPLVADGKLIGVVSWGAGCAQPGYPGVYARVAIVRNWVREISGV, encoded by the coding sequence ATGTCCAACAAGATCGCAATCCTTCTGACTGTTCTGATCGCGGTGGTGGCATGTGCACGGGCACAACCATCGCGACGCCATCCGCTGGTACAGCCACGTTCGCCGTACGGTAGCGGCCATCGTATCGTCGGTGGGTTCGAGATCAATGTGTCCGATACTCCGTATCAGGTATCGCTCCAATACATAAATAGCCATCGGTGTGGAGGATCTGTCCTGAACAGTAAGTGGGTCCTGACTGCCGCTCACTGTACTGATGGTCTGCAGGCGTTCACCCTCACCGTCCGGCTCGGATCATCGCGACACGCCTCTAGTGGCACCGTTGTAAACGTGGCACACATCGTCCAGCACCCGAAGTACAACGAATATAACACCGACTACGACTACGCGCTTCTGGAGCTGGAGTCAGAGCTTACTTTCAGCGATGTGGTTCAACCGGTGGCACTCCCGGAGCAGGATGAAGCAGTGGATGCCGGAACCATGACCATTGTCTCAGGGTGGGGCAGTACCAAGAGCGCCACCGAGTCCAACGCCATTCTGCGAGCTGCCAACGTACCGACCGTGAGCCAGGAGGAATGTCGCGAGGCATACTCGAACGACGCTATCACCGATCGTATGCTGTGCGCCGGATACCAGCAGGGTGGAAAGGACGCTTGCCAGGGAGACTCCGGTGGTCCGCTGGTTGCTGATGGCAAGCTGATCGGCGTGGTTTCGTGGGGCGCGGGATGTGCTCAGCCAGGCTATCCGGGAGTCTATGCGCGTGTTGCGATCGTCCGCAACTGGGTGCGCGAGATCAGTGGCGTGTAA
- the LOC120904929 gene encoding trypsin-3 gives MMSNKIAILLAVLVVAVACAQARVAQQHRSVQALPRFLPRPHYDVGHRIVGGFEIDVSETPYQVSLQYFNSHRCGGSVLNSKWILTAAHCTVNLQPSSLAVRLGSSRHASGGTVVRVARVLEHPNYDDSTIDYDFSLMELESELTFSDVVQPVSLPEQDEAVEDGTMTIVSGWGNTQSAAESNAILRAANVPTVNQKECTIAYSSSGGITERMLCAGYKRGGKDACQGDSGGPLVVDGKLVGVVSWGFGCAMPGYPGVYARVAVVRDWVRENSGA, from the coding sequence ATGATGTCGAACAAGATTGCAATCCTCCTGGCAGTGCTGGTTGTGGCGGTGGCTTGTGCACAAGCACGAGTCGCACAACAACATCGGTCCGTTCAAGCCCTGCCAAGATTCCTGCCGCGACCCCACTACGATGTAGGCCATCGTATTGTCGGTGGATTCGAGATCGACGTGTCTGAAACTCCGTATCAGGTGTCGCTGCAGTACTTCAACAGCCATCGGTGCGGTGGATCTGTGCTGAACAGTAAGTGGATCCTAACTGCCGCTCACTGCACAGTGAACCTGCAGCCTAGCAGCCTTGCAGTACGGCTAGGATCATCGCGACACGCGTCTGGAGGAACCGTTGTGCGAGTTGCCCGTGTACTCGAGCACCCGAACTACGATGATAGCACTATCGATTACGATTTCTCCCTGATGGAACTGGAGTCCGAGCTTACCTTCAGCGATGTGGTTCAACCTGTCAGTCTTCCAGAGCAGGATGAAGCCGTGGAGGATGGAACCATGACGATCGTGTCTGGCTGGGGCAACACCCAGAGTGCTGCCGAGTCTAACGCCATTCTGCGTGCGGCTAACGTACCGACTGTCAATCAGAAGGAATGTACCATCGCCTACAGTTCTTCGGGAGGAATCACAGAACGTATGCTGTGCGCCGGATACAAGCGCGGTGGAAAGGATGCTTGCCAGGGAGACTCCGGTGGTCCGCTCGTTGTCGATGGCAAACTGGTCGGTGTTGTTTCGTGGGGCTTTGGCTGTGCTATGCCCGGATACCCGGGAGTGTACGCGCGCGTGGCTGTCGTCCGCGATTGGGTTCGTGAGAACAGTGGAGCCTAA
- the LOC120904927 gene encoding trypsin-2, which produces MSNKIAILLLAVLVAVVACAQAQPSGRHHLVHPLLPRFLPRLHRDSNGHRVVGGFQIDVSDAPYQVSLQYFNSHRCGGSVLDNKWVLTAAHCTQGLDPSSLAVRLGSSEHATGGTLVGVLRTVEHPQYDGNTIDYDFSLMELETELTFSDAVQPVELPEHEEPVEPGTMATVSGWGNTQSAVESSDFLRAANVPTVSHEDCSDAYMWFGEITDRMLCAGYQQGGKDACQGDSGGPLVADGKLVGVVSWGYGCAQPGYPGVYGRVASVRDWVRENSGV; this is translated from the coding sequence ATGTCGAACAAGATTGCAATCCTCCTGCTGGCTGTTCTGGTTGCGGTGGTCGCTTGTGCGCAAGCACAACCATCCGGGCGGCATCACTTGGTCCATCCGCTGCTGCCCAGATTCCTGCCTCGGCTTCATCGCGACAGCAACGGTCATCGCGTCGTCGGTGGATTCCAGATCGACGTGTCGGATGCTCCGTATCAGGTGTCCCTGCAATACTTCAACAGCCACCGTTGCGGCGGCTCCGTGCTGGACAACAAGTGGGTCCTAACTGCTGCCCACTGCACCCAGGGTTTGGATCCCAGCAGCCTCGCCGTGCGCCTGGGCTCATCGGAACACGCTACTGGAGGTACTCTTGTCGGAGTACTGCGCACTGTCGAGCACCCGCAGTACGATGGTAACACAATCGACTACGACTTCTCACTGATGGAGCTGGAGACTGAGCTTACCTTCAGCGATGCGGTGCAACCGGTCGAACTTCCAGAGCATGAGGAACCTGTCGAGCCAGGAACCATGGCCACCGTGTCCGGCTGGGGCAATACTCAGAGTGCGGTCGAGTCTAGCGATTTCCTGCGTGCTGCCAACGTACCGACCGTGAGCCATGAAGATTGTAGCGATGCCTACATGTGGTTCGGAGAAATCACCGATCGTATGCTGTGTGCCGGATACCAGCAGGGTGGAAAGGACGCCTGCCAGGGAGATTCCGGCGGTCCGCTGGTTGCTGATGGCAAGCTGGTCGGTGTGGTCTCGTGGGGCTATGGATGCGCTCAGCCAGGATATCCAGGTGTATATGGACGCGTAGCCAGCGTTCGTGACTGGGTGCGGGAAAACAGTGGAGTGTAA
- the LOC120904928 gene encoding trypsin-4: protein MSNKITILLAVLLAAVACAQAHASHQRRVPYPLPRFLPRPHHTVSNHRIVGGFEIDVAETPYQVSLQRSKRHICGGSVLSGKWILTAAHCTDGSQPESLTVRLGSSRHASGGSVIHVARIVQHPDYDQETIDYDYSLLELESVLTFSNKVQPIALPEQDEAVEDGIMTIVSGWGSTKSAIESNAILRAANVPTVSQDECNQAYHKSEGITERMLCAGYQQGGKDACQGDSGGPLVAEDKLIGVVSWGAGCAQPGYPGVYARVAVVRDWIRETCGV from the coding sequence ATGTCGAACAAGATTACAATCCTTCTGGCTGTTCTGCTTGCGGCGGTGGCTTGTGCCCAGGCACACGCTTCACACCAACGGCGAGTTCCCTATCCCCTGCCCCGATTCCTGCCTCGGCCCCATCACACCGTTAGCAATCATCGGATTGTGGGTGGATTCGAGATCGATGTCGCTGAAACTCCGTATCAAGTGTCTCTCCAGCGCTCCAAACGCCACATCTGCGGTGGTTCCGTTCTGTCCGGCAAGTGGATCCTAACGGCTGCCCACTGCACTGACGGTTCGCAACCTGAAAGCTTGACCGTGCGTCTGGGATCATCGCGCCACGCGTCGGGCGGAAGTGTTATCCACGTTGCGCGCATCGTGCAGCATCCGGACTATGATCAGGAAACGATCGACTACGACTACTCCCTGCTGGAGCTGGAAAGTGTTCTTACCTTCAGCAATAAGGTGCAGCCGATCGCACTCCCGGAGCAGGATGAAGCGGTGGAGGATGGCATCATGACGATCGTGTCTGGCTGGGGCAGCACCAAGAGCGCCATCGAGTCCAACGCCATTCTGCGGGCTGCCAACGTACCGACCGTGAGCCAGGATGAGTGCAACCAGGCCTATCACAAATCTGAAGGAATCACCGAGCGTATGCTGTGTGCCGGATACCAGCAGGGTGGAAAGGACGCTTGCCAGGGAGACTCCGGTGGTCCGCTGGTTGCTGAAGACAAGCTGATCGGTGTCGTTTCGTGGGGTGCCGGATGTGCTCAGCCAGGCTATCCGGGAGTCTATGCGCGTGTTGCTGTCGTTCGCGACTGGATTCGTGAGACCTGTGGAGTTTAA
- the LOC120904926 gene encoding uncharacterized protein LOC120904926 isoform X2 codes for MPPLATCFLLFLLVLAYHGAVSAKGIKQKRLVIDLRDPLLSVTDPTHSAVYFPRPTVPSVAYGSSPPAPPSFYRPQHGAIAPYSHGLTRVASPLKPSTAALFNGNLFQYSNYGSPFPFLTGNHLSLGDEETYIADGRILKQYAVMEFHAEEQERNQYHQQQLLQGSGAFRTPAGTPYPTSTYFSSKFPTTATTYDPLYGSFAPQQPQFVPPVLDTFNPRFGVQHQPDYQQRSPLLTKNHGPIALGSGSLGYIHGPNGVTVGSGSLGYISHQQHRETLAELIERKKSKHLPSPLTFGHNHN; via the exons ATG CCACCGTTAGCGACATGCTTTCTCCTGTTCCTTTTGGTACTTGCCTACCACGGCGCTGTCTCGGCGAAAGGAATCAAGCAGAAGCGGCTCGTCATCGATCTGAGAGATCCTTTGCTGAGCGTCACCGATCCCACCCACTCCGCCGTTTACTTTCCCCGCCCGACGGTACCGTCCGTGGCGTACGGCTCCTCGCCACCCGCTCCTCCGTCCTTCTACCGTCCACAGCACGGCGCCATCGCCCCGTACAGCCATGGCCTCACGCGGGTAGCGTCACCGCTTAAACCCTCCACCGCCGCCCTGTTCAATGGCAATCTGTTCCAGTACTCCAACTACGGCTCCCCGTTTCCCTTCCTCACCGGCAACCACCTCAGCCTGGGCGATGAGGAAACGTACATCGCGGACGGACGCATCCTCAAGCAGTACGCCGTGATGGAGTTCCACGCGGAGGAGCAGGAGCGGAACCagtaccaccagcagcagctgctccagGGTTCGGGTGCGTTCCGTACACCCGCCGGCACCCCGTACCCGACCAGCACGTACTTCAGCAGCAAGTTCCccacgacggcgacgacgtaCGATCCGCTGTACGGGTCGTTTGCACCGCAGCAGCCCCAGTTTGTGCCACCCGTGCTGGACACGTTCAATCCACGGTTCGGCGTGCAGCACCAGCCCGACTATCAGCAGCGGTCGCCCCTGCTCACCAAGAACCACGGCCCGATTGCGCTCGGGTCCGGTTCGCTCGGTTACATCCACGGGCCGAACGGCGTTACGGTTGGGTCGGGCTCGCTGGGCTACATtagccaccagcagcaccgcgAAACGCTGGCCGAACTGATCGAGCGCAAAAAGTCAAAGCACCTACCGAGCCCGCTAACCTTTGGCCATAATCATAACTGA
- the LOC120904933 gene encoding LOW QUALITY PROTEIN: trypsin-5-like (The sequence of the model RefSeq protein was modified relative to this genomic sequence to represent the inferred CDS: inserted 2 bases in 1 codon) yields MSIKFTTLLAVLIALLACARAQAERRHKLTRPVHRFAPNRPYLAGKRIVGGFVINISDAPYQVSLQYDDDHNCGGSILSSKWILTAAHCINNNAPSKPTVRVGSSEHASGGTVVRVARIVPHPMHGSKNNYXQDIALRCPGWGLTLSDADSNDVLRATNVPTVNQQECNKAYQSMYGGITDQMFCAGYKQGGQDTCRQDSGGPFVAEGKLIGVISWGHECALAGYPGVYARVASARDWIRATSGV; encoded by the exons ATGTCGATCAAGTTTACAACCCTGCTGGCCGTTCTAATCGCACTACTCGCCTGTGCACGGGCACAAGCAGAGCGACGCCATAAACTTACACGTCCAGTGCACAGATTCGCCCCGAATCGACCATACCTGGCTGGCAAACGGATTGTCGGTGGATTTGTGATCAATATCTCTGATGCACCCTATCAGGTTTCACTACAGTACGACGACGATCATAACTGTGGAGGCTCTATCCTGAGTAGCAAGTGGATCCTAACCGCAGCACACTGCATCAACAATAACGCACCCTCGAAGCCAACCGTGCGCGTAGGATCGTCCGAACATGCATCCGGCGGAACGGTCGTACGTGTAGCTCGTATTGTGCCTCATCCTATGCATGGTAGCAAGAACAACTA GCAAGACATTGCACTGCGATGCCCTGGCTGGGGTTTGACACTGAGTGATGCCGATTCGAACGATGTTCTACGAGCAACAAACGTACCGACCGTTAACCAGCAGGAATGTAACAAAGCCTACCAGTCCATGTACGGTGGCATTACGGATCAAATGTTTTGTGCGGGGTACAAACAGGGCGGTCAAGATACGTGTCGACAAGATTCGGGCGGTCCGTTCGTTGCTGAGGGTAAGCTGATCGGCGTCATTTCTTGGGGCCACGAATGCGCTCTGGCAGGCTATCCGGGGGTGTACGCACGTGTGGCAAGTGCGCGTGACTGGATTCGTGCGACTAGTGGAGTGTAG
- the LOC120904930 gene encoding trypsin-6, producing the protein MSSKFTTILLTVLIALFACALAQAGKRNKFTLNAPYSAGKRIVGGFVIDISDAPYQISLQYNGKHHCGGSILNSKWILTAAHCIDLYSEVKPTVRVGSSEHAAGGTVLHLVRIVPHPGHSSSANNYDIALLELESEITFNDNVQPVALPEQDDPIEEGTMGIVSGWGMTMSAADSNAILRATNVPTVNQQECNQAYQSYGGITEQMFCAGYKQGGTGTCRNDSGGPFVAEGKLIGVVSWSHECALAGYPGVYARVASVRDWIRETSGV; encoded by the coding sequence ATGTCAAGCAAGTTTACAACCATTCTGCTGACGGTGCTTATCGCACTATTCGCTTGTGCACTGGCACAGGCTGGAAAACGTAATAAATTTACACTTAATGCACCCTATTCGGCTGGCAAACGGATCGTCGGTGGATTTGTGATCGATATCTCTGACGCTCCTTATCAGATATCCCTGCAGTACAACGGCAAACATCACTGCGGGGGATCGATCCTGAATAGCAAGTGGATCCTCACAGCAGCACATTGCATCGATCTCTACTCCGAGGTGAAACCTACCGTACGGGTTGGCTCATCAGAGCACGCTGCCGGTGGAACCGTGCTGCATTTAGTGCGCATTGTGCCCCATCCCGGGCATAGCTCAAGTGCCAACAACTACGATATCGCATTGCTGGAGCTCGAGAGTGAAATTACGTTCAACGACAACGTCCAACCCGTTGCACTACCGGAACAGGATGATCCGATCGAGGAAGGAACGATGGGAATCGTCTCTGGTTGGGGGATGACAATGAGTGCAGCTGATTCGAATGCCATCCTGCGAGCAACAAACGTACCGACAGTGAATCAGCAGGAATGTAACCAGGCCTACCAGTCTTATGGAGGCATTACAGAACAGATGTTTTGTGCAGGATACAAGCAGGGTGGTACAGGCACTTGTCGGAATGACTCTGGTGGTCCTTTCGTCGCGGAAGGCAAGCTGATTGGTGTAGTTTCGTGGAGTCATGAATGCGCGCTGGCGGGCTATCCGGGGGTTTACGCACGTGTGGCAAGCGTACGTGACTGGATTCGTGAGACCAGTGGAGTGTAA
- the LOC120904926 gene encoding uncharacterized protein LOC120904926 isoform X1, which produces MQPPLATCFLLFLLVLAYHGAVSAKGIKQKRLVIDLRDPLLSVTDPTHSAVYFPRPTVPSVAYGSSPPAPPSFYRPQHGAIAPYSHGLTRVASPLKPSTAALFNGNLFQYSNYGSPFPFLTGNHLSLGDEETYIADGRILKQYAVMEFHAEEQERNQYHQQQLLQGSGAFRTPAGTPYPTSTYFSSKFPTTATTYDPLYGSFAPQQPQFVPPVLDTFNPRFGVQHQPDYQQRSPLLTKNHGPIALGSGSLGYIHGPNGVTVGSGSLGYISHQQHRETLAELIERKKSKHLPSPLTFGHNHN; this is translated from the exons ATG CAGCCACCGTTAGCGACATGCTTTCTCCTGTTCCTTTTGGTACTTGCCTACCACGGCGCTGTCTCGGCGAAAGGAATCAAGCAGAAGCGGCTCGTCATCGATCTGAGAGATCCTTTGCTGAGCGTCACCGATCCCACCCACTCCGCCGTTTACTTTCCCCGCCCGACGGTACCGTCCGTGGCGTACGGCTCCTCGCCACCCGCTCCTCCGTCCTTCTACCGTCCACAGCACGGCGCCATCGCCCCGTACAGCCATGGCCTCACGCGGGTAGCGTCACCGCTTAAACCCTCCACCGCCGCCCTGTTCAATGGCAATCTGTTCCAGTACTCCAACTACGGCTCCCCGTTTCCCTTCCTCACCGGCAACCACCTCAGCCTGGGCGATGAGGAAACGTACATCGCGGACGGACGCATCCTCAAGCAGTACGCCGTGATGGAGTTCCACGCGGAGGAGCAGGAGCGGAACCagtaccaccagcagcagctgctccagGGTTCGGGTGCGTTCCGTACACCCGCCGGCACCCCGTACCCGACCAGCACGTACTTCAGCAGCAAGTTCCccacgacggcgacgacgtaCGATCCGCTGTACGGGTCGTTTGCACCGCAGCAGCCCCAGTTTGTGCCACCCGTGCTGGACACGTTCAATCCACGGTTCGGCGTGCAGCACCAGCCCGACTATCAGCAGCGGTCGCCCCTGCTCACCAAGAACCACGGCCCGATTGCGCTCGGGTCCGGTTCGCTCGGTTACATCCACGGGCCGAACGGCGTTACGGTTGGGTCGGGCTCGCTGGGCTACATtagccaccagcagcaccgcgAAACGCTGGCCGAACTGATCGAGCGCAAAAAGTCAAAGCACCTACCGAGCCCGCTAACCTTTGGCCATAATCATAACTGA
- the LOC120905069 gene encoding trypsin-1, whose protein sequence is MSNKIAILLAVLVAVVACAEAQANQRHRLVRPSPSFSPRPRYAVGQRIVGGFEIDVSDAPYQVSLQYNKRHNCGGSVLSSKWVLTAAHCTAGASTSSLTVRLGTSRHASGGTVVRVARVVQHPKYDSSSIDFDYSLLELEDELTFSDAVQPVGLPKQDETVKDGTMTTVSGWGNTQSAAESNAVLRAANVPTVNQKECNKAYSDFGGVTDRMLCAGYQQGGKDACQGDSGGPLVADGKLVGVVSWGYGCAQAGYPGVYSRVAVVRDWVRENSGV, encoded by the coding sequence ATGTCGAACAAGATTGCAATCCTCCTGGCTGTGCTGGTTGCGGTAGTTGCCTGCGCGGAGGCGCAGGCCAACCAGCGCCATCGGCTTGTAAGACCGAGCCCGAGTTTCTCCCCGCGACCCCGGTACGCCGTTGGCCAACGCATCGTCGGTGGGTTCGAGATCGACGTGTCGGATGCGCCGTATCAGGTGTCGCTCCAGTACAACAAGCGCCACAACTGCGGTGGTTCCGTCCTGTCCAGCAAGTGGGTGCTTACGGCCGCTCACTGCACCGCCGGTGCCTCGACCTCCAGCTTGACCGTGCGCCTGGGAACATCGCGTCACGCTTCGGGCGGAACCGTGGTTCGTGTTGCTCGCGTCGTGCAGCATCCCAAATAcgatagcagcagcatcgaTTTCGACTACTCCCTGCTGGAGCTGGAAGATGAACTTACCTTCAGCGATGCAGTGCAGCCGGTTGGTCTGCCGAAACAGGACGAAACGGTGAAGGATGGAACCATGACGACTGTGTCTGGCTGGGGCAACACCCAGAGTGCCGCCGAATCCAATGCCGTTCTGCGGGCTGCCAACGTGCCGACCGTTAACCAGAAGGAGTGCAACAAAGCCTACAGTGACTTCGGAGGTGTCACCGATCGTATGCTGTGTGCCGGATACCAGCAGGGCGGAAAGGACGCTTGCCAGGGAGACTCCGGTGGTCCGCTGGTTGCTGATGGCAAGCTGGTCGGTGTGGTTTCATGGGGCTACGGTTGCGCTCAGGCCGGTTATCCGGGAGTGTACTCGCGCGTTGCAGTCGTCCGCGACTGGGTACGCGAGAACAGTGGAGTATAA